One Thermococcus alcaliphilus DNA window includes the following coding sequences:
- a CDS encoding RAD55 family ATPase: MENASSGFYRRISTGVKGLDDLIGGGLIPGRVYVVTGPPGSGKTTLGIQFLVEGAKNGEKGVYISLVDDSKTIIQDMLHYKFNLLSFLRSKKIVIYDLSSTITKGNTKPSWGEILEEIKRIILHENAKRVVIDSFTPLELMVRDPENKRREIVRLIKLLSAMEITALIITEMMESDKYTDDYYVASGVIVMHHFMRQFQMIRAIQILKMRGTAHDNNLKKIKFTENGIEVYNEAPW, translated from the coding sequence ATGGAAAACGCTTCAAGCGGATTCTACAGACGAATTTCTACAGGAGTGAAAGGGCTCGACGACCTTATTGGAGGTGGGTTAATCCCTGGAAGAGTCTACGTTGTTACAGGCCCGCCGGGAAGTGGTAAAACAACTTTGGGGATCCAGTTTCTTGTGGAAGGTGCAAAAAACGGGGAAAAGGGAGTGTACATATCTCTCGTTGATGATTCAAAGACAATAATCCAAGACATGCTCCACTACAAATTTAATCTGCTTTCTTTTCTCAGAAGCAAGAAGATAGTGATATACGACCTGAGTTCTACCATCACAAAGGGCAATACAAAGCCCAGTTGGGGAGAAATCCTCGAGGAAATAAAGAGGATCATTCTCCATGAAAATGCAAAAAGAGTTGTCATAGATTCTTTTACCCCATTGGAGCTTATGGTACGAGATCCAGAAAACAAAAGAAGGGAGATAGTTAGGTTGATAAAACTCCTTTCTGCTATGGAAATAACCGCACTTATAATAACCGAAATGATGGAGTCCGATAAGTACACGGATGATTATTACGTTGCAAGCGGAGTTATAGTGATGCACCACTTTATGAGGCAGTTCCAGATGATCAGGGCGATTCAGATACTGAAGATGAGGGGAACCGCACATGACAACAACTTGAAAAAGATAAAGTTCACCGAAAATGGGATAGAGGTGTATAATGAAGCCCCATGGTGA